The proteins below are encoded in one region of Oncorhynchus clarkii lewisi isolate Uvic-CL-2024 chromosome 33, UVic_Ocla_1.0, whole genome shotgun sequence:
- the LOC139392661 gene encoding RNA-splicing ligase RtcB homolog isoform X1, translated as MSRSYNDELQYLDKIDKNCWRIKKGFVPNMQVEGVFYVNESLEKLMFEELRNACKGGGFGGFLPAMKQIGNVAALPGIVHRSIGLPDCHSGYGFAIGNMAAFDMSDPNAVVSPGGVGFDINCGVRLLRTNLDEGDVQPVKEQLAQALFDHIPVGVGSKGVIPMTAKDLEEALEMGVDWSLREGYAWAEDKEHCEEYGRMLQADPNKVSSKAKKRGLPQLGTLGAGNHYAEIQVVDEIYNDYAAKKMGIDHKGQVCVMIHSGSRGLGHQVATDALVAMEKAMKRDKIQVNDRQLACARIFSEEGQDYLKGMAAAGNYAWVNRSSMTFLTRQAFAKVFTTTPDDLDMHVIYDVSHNIAKVEEHMVDGKQKTLLLHRKGSTRAFPPHHPLIPVDYQLTGQPVLIGGTMGTCSYVLTGTEQGMTETFGTTCHGAGRALSRAKSRRNIDFQDVLDKLADKGIAIRVASPKLVMEEAPESYKNVCDVVNTCHDAGISKKAIKLRPIAVIKG; from the exons ATGAGTCGATCGTACAATGACGAGTTACAATATTTGGACAAGATTGACAAGAACTGCTGGCGAATCAAGAAAGGTTTCGTCCCAAATATGCAG GTGGAAGGGGTGTTTTACGTCAACGAGTCCCTGGAGAAGCTGATGTTTGAGGAGCTGCGTAACGCGTGTAAAGGAGGAg GTTTTGGCGGGTTTCTCCCTGCCATGAAACAGATCGGAAACGTTGCAGCTCTGCCGGGTATAGTCCAT agGTCCATCGGCCTGCCAGACTGCCACTCGGGGTATGGGTTCGCCATCGGAAACATGGCTGCCTTCGACATGAGCGACCCCAACGCAGTCGTATCCCCAG gTGGTGTGGGGTTTGATATTAACTGTGGAGTGCGTCTACTAAGGACCAACCTAGACGAGGGAGACGTCCAGCCTGTCAAGGAGCAGCTGGCTCAGGCCCTGTTTGACCACATCCCTGTAGGAGTCGGCTCCAAGGGAGTCATCCCTATGACCGCCAA GGATCTAGAGGAGGCTCTAGAGATGGGAGTGGACTGGTCCCTGAGAGAAGGCTATGCCTGGGCAGAGGATAAGGAGCACTGTGAGGAGTATGGCAGGATGCTGCAGGCCGACCCCAACAAGGTCTCCTCCAAGGCCAAGAAGAGAGGCCTGCCTCAG CTGGGTACTCTGGGGGCAGGGAACCACTACGCTGAGATCCAGGTGGTGGATGAGATCTATAATGACTATGCTGCTAAGAAGATGGGCATCGACCACAAGGGCCAGGTGTGTGTGATGATCCACAGTGGCAGCAGGGGGCTGGGCCACCAGGTGGCGACAG ATGCCCTGGTTGCCATGGAGAAGGCGATGAAGCGAGACAAGATCCAGGTGAACGATCGTCAGCTGGCGTGCGCCCGTATCTTTTCAGAGGAGGGACAAGACTACCTGAAAGGAATGGCTGCCGCCGGCAACTATGCCTGGGTCAACCGTTCCTCTATGACCTTCCTCACACGACAG GCGTTTGCCAAGGTGTTCACCACCACTCCTGATGACCTGGACATGCATGTGATCTATGACGTGTCTCATAACATCGCCAAGGTGGAGGAACACATGGTAGATGGGAAACAGAAGACTCTACTGCTGCATCGCAAGGGATCCACCCGGGCCTTCCCTCCACACCAccccctcatccctgtagactaccag CTGACAGGCCAGCCGGTGTTGATCGGGGGCACGATGGGCACCTGCAGTTACGTCCTGACGGGCACGGAACAGGGCATGACGGAGACCTTCGGCACCACCTGTCACGGCGCG GGTCGGGCTCTGTCTCGGGCCAAATCCCGCAGGAACATCGACTTCCAGGACGTGTTGGATAAGCTGGCAGACAAGGGTATCGCCATCAGGGTGGCTTCGCCCAAACTAGTTATGGAGGAG GCTCCGGAGTCGTACAAAAACGTGTGTGATGTCGTCAACACGTGTCACGATGCTGGAATCAGCAAGAAAGCCATCAAACTACGACCCATCGCTGTGATCAAGGGATAA
- the LOC139392661 gene encoding RNA-splicing ligase RtcB homolog isoform X2 — MSRSYNDELQYLDKIDKNCWRIKKGFVPNMQVEGVFYVNESLEKLMFEELRNACKGGGFGGFLPAMKQIGNVAALPGIVHRSIGLPDCHSGYGFAIGNMAAFDMSDPNAVVSPGGVGFDINCGVRLLRTNLDEGDVQPVKEQLAQALFDHIPVGVGSKGVIPMTAKDLEEALEMGVDWSLREGYAWAEDKEHCEEYGRMLQADPNKVSSKAKKRGLPQLGTLGAGNHYAEIQVVDEIYNDYAAKKMGIDHKGQVCVMIHSGSRGLGHQVATDALVAMEKAMKRDKIQVNDRQLACARIFSEEGQDYLKGMAAAGNYAWVNRSSMTFLTRQAFAKVFTTTPDDLDMHVIYDVSHNIAKVEEHMVDGKQKTLLLHRKGSTRAFPPHHPLIPVDYQLTGQPVLIGGTMGTCSYVLTGTEQGMTETFGTTCHGAGRALSRAKSRRNIDFQDVLDKLADKGIAIRVASPKLVMEEAPESYKNVCDVVNTCHDAGISKKAIKLRPIAVIKG, encoded by the exons ATGAGTCGATCGTACAATGACGAGTTACAATATTTGGACAAGATTGACAAGAACTGCTGGCGAATCAAGAAAGGTTTCGTCCCAAATATGCAG GTGGAAGGGGTGTTTTACGTCAACGAGTCCCTGGAGAAGCTGATGTTTGAGGAGCTGCGTAACGCGTGTAAAGGAGGAg GTTTTGGCGGGTTTCTCCCTGCCATGAAACAGATCGGAAACGTTGCAGCTCTGCCGGGTATAGTCCAT agGTCCATCGGCCTGCCAGACTGCCACTCGGGGTATGGGTTCGCCATCGGAAACATGGCTGCCTTCGACATGAGCGACCCCAACGCAGTCGTATCCCCAG gTGGTGTGGGGTTTGATATTAACTGTGGAGTGCGTCTACTAAGGACCAACCTAGACGAGGGAGACGTCCAGCCTGTCAAGGAGCAGCTGGCTCAGGCCCTGTTTGACCACATCCCTGTAGGAGTCGGCTCCAAGGGAGTCATCCCTATGACCGCCAA GGATCTAGAGGAGGCTCTAGAGATGGGAGTGGACTGGTCCCTGAGAGAAGGCTATGCCTGGGCAGAGGATAAGGAGCACTGTGAGGAGTATGGCAGGATGCTGCAGGCCGACCCCAACAAGGTCTCCTCCAAGGCCAAGAAGAGAGGCCTGCCTCAG CTGGGTACTCTGGGGGCAGGGAACCACTACGCTGAGATCCAGGTGGTGGATGAGATCTATAATGACTATGCTGCTAAGAAGATGGGCATCGACCACAAGGGCCAGGTGTGTGTGATGATCCACAGTGGCAGCAGGGGGCTGGGCCACCAGGTGGCGACAG ATGCCCTGGTTGCCATGGAGAAGGCGATGAAGCGAGACAAGATCCAGGTGAACGATCGTCAGCTGGCGTGCGCCCGTATCTTTTCAGAGGAGGGACAAGACTACCTGAAAGGAATGGCTGCCGCCGGCAACTATGCCTGGGTCAACCGTTCCTCTATGACCTTCCTCACACGACAG GCGTTTGCCAAGGTGTTCACCACCACTCCTGATGACCTGGACATGCATGTGATCTATGACGTGTCTCATAACATCGCCAAGGTGGAGGAACACATGGTAGATGGGAAACAGAAGACTCTACTGCTGCATCGCAAGGGATCCACCCGGGCCTTCCCTCCACACCAccccctcatccctgtagactaccag CTGACAGGCCAGCCGGTGTTGATCGGGGGCACGATGGGCACCTGCAGTTACGTCCTGACGGGCACGGAACAGGGCATGACGGAGACCTTCGGCACCACCTGTCACGGCGCG GGTCGGGCTCTGTCTCGGGCCAAATCCCGCAGGAACATCGACTTCCAGGACGTGTTGGATAAGCTGGCAGACAAGGGTATCGCCATCAGGGTG GCTTCGCCCAAACTAGTCATGGAAGAG GCTCCGGAGTCGTACAAAAACGTGTGTGATGTCGTCAACACGTGTCACGATGCTGGAATCAGCAAGAAAGCCATCAAACTACGACCCATCGCTGTGATCAAGGGATAA